tcacCCGCAGTATGCCACCAAGAAATTTAGACTCGAGTGCTACAATTAATATAGGTAATCAACAATTTGAAATCAATGCAGACAGCTTGGAAAAGATTGCCGATTTAGGACGTGGAGCTTATGGTATTGTGGAAAAAATGAGGCATGAACAGACAGGCACGGTAATGGCGGTGAAACGCATAACAGCGACAGTTAACCGAAATGAACAGAAACGCCTACTTATGGACTTGGACATATCCATGCGTTCGAGCGACTGCCCATACACAGTGCATTTTTATGGCGCACTATTCCGAGAAGGTGACGTTTGGATTTGTATGGAAGTAATGGACACAAGCTTGGATAAATTTTACCCAAAGGTGTTTAGAAACAACCTAACTATGGAAGAAAGTGTGCTGGGCAAAGTATGCAACTAAGTGACCTTTTTGTTTACAGAATTTTTATAAGTAATTGTTGTTATAGATTGCCATGTCGGTTGTGAATGCGCTGCATTATCTGCATGCACAACTAAAAGTTATTCATCGCGATGTTAAACCATCAAACATTTTAATCAACCGGAGTGGTGAAGTAAAAATGTGTGATTTTGGTATCTCAGGTAAGCGAAAATGCGTAATGTTGCTGCCCATAAATGTCCACAATAAGTTTGACATTATAACAGCATGCTTGAAGCGAAAGCAATTGCATAACGCTTCTAAATGCCACTTGTTGATGTTGATATAACAGTAATTtgtattatatgtttttatctTAAGGTTACTTGGTTGATTCTGTTGCAAAAACGATTGATGCTGGGTGTAAACCATACATGGCACCCGAGCGCATCGACCCACAGGGCAATCCAGCTcaatatgatatacgttctgaTGTCTGGTCGCTGGGTATCAGTATGATTGAAATGGCAACCGGCagatttccatacaatcactggACTACACCATTTGAGCAATTGAAACaggtaatttttttgtaaataaattttgtatcattctaaaattgttaaaacaatTAAAGGTGGTGAATGAGAGTCCACCACGTCTTGAACCTGGTCAATTTTCACCCCAATTCGAAGACTTTATAGTTAAGTGCTTGCAGAAAAATTATAAGGCACGTCCCAATTACGAACAGCTGCTGAAACACGAATTCATTGTCGAACACATAGAACGCGACACGGATATTTCAGAATTTGTGTCCAGAATATTGGATTTGCCGGAGTAATGGGTTCGTACATTGGCTACTTCCTTACTGaactgtaaaatattaataattgaagaaaaaataatagtGGTTAAGTAAACGatttataataaacaattaacaCTCCTATAAACACTTTAAACTAATTTAGCGCAgtgagttaaaaaaatataaaaggctAAAATTACGAAATGAAAAAACGATACTTACTAATTATGCCTTAAAAACAAGTGTATCAGATGTTACATTATGTAGGACGTGAAGATGTAATTGTTTCATAGTATTTTGAAAACTGTTGTCTTATAAAGAGAAAAACATAcatgttttataaaaacaaaatgcgtAATGATGAGAGATTTATCATTCGACAACCaataacaattaattaataaaatataaagatctatgaatattataaattcaatcTTGGAGAATTAAGTGTGCCTATttagattttaatataaaattgttattcATGCCGtaataaaaaagcataaaatactttaagtatgtgctgaaaataaaaatataaataatatcgaagcaaaaaatcaaaaaaaaaaaccataaatatttacgaaagaAATGTAATGTGGTAAAATAATACTAAGCGCATAATTCatgaaaaactgaaataaactGTGTGCTAATCGCCTAAAGCTTTGTAGTTGTTATTCTTTTTAAGGgtgttaaaaatgttaaattttattcgcacaaattaattatttttatttgtaaaatatgcataaacaacaaaaattggacCGGCGCATTGAATATGCTGCAGTATGTCCTGTCAATTATCTGTCACTTTATGCaactgcatacatatttataccaaCAAACTTACAAAATACGGAAACGATAAAAATCAACTTTATTTTTCACTTCATTTGTCTCAAAAGTAAGAAAATCAGATTGTCATTTTAGCTCCAATTGGAATTATGAATTTCGCCGGTCGTTTACAATTCCGGCGTCTCATGTGTTTGATGGTGCGACAAAATTTTGCCAGCGAATGCGAAAATgctattaacaaacaaatacatTTGGAATTGAAGTCAAGCTACGATTACTTAGCTATGGTATGCATAAAGagtatttaatttacaaaatacgtttgtttctatatatgtatgtacatacatataccataaaatgtaaatatatattttttgaaaggcTCATCATTTCGACCGCAGCGATGTCGCCTTACCTGGATTATATGGATTTTTCAAGTCTGCTAGTTCAGAAGAGCGTGAACACGCAGTACAATTGATGACATACATAAACAAACGAGGCGGCACCATATGCTTGGAGGAGTTACCAGCGCCGCAATTTCAGTTTACAACCGTTAAGGCGGCGCTAATTGAAGCTTTGGATATGGAAAAGACAGTTAACGAGGTGAGCTCCACTACTTATTGAATCTATGCACATAATCgtagtaatattatatttaaattttcctcATTAAGTCCTTGTTGGCTTTGCATGCTTTGGCAAATGAGCACAACGATCCACATTTAAGTGACTTTTTAGAAACAAATTTCCTTGTTGAACAAGTGGATGCGCAGAAACAGTTAGCCGATTATATAACCCAAATAGAAAGATGTGAAAAAGAATTGGGTGTgcatatatttgataaagatattAAGGGCAAGGATATGCATTAGAGTAttgaaaatacaaaatcaaatggcaaacaatttaatattttgcgtAAAAGgtaaactaatatattttgaatgttAAGATGAAAATAGAATACACAGACAGAGTATTGCTTGCACTCGCTACCTATGTTTATACAAAACTTTTGTGATATGTACTGTGAATATATATCTTTTATCAACTATTAcgcatattttatgtttaaatttatgctTGAATCGTTAAAAcgtctacatatatgtatgtatgtcaattaTGTACTTTTATTTTGGTGAAAAAATATGCTCCTAAGGAAAGCTGAGAGTAAAAGCTACAGTATGGTGTGCTATTGctactaatataaaaaatatatgttaaaaatatatatattagataataataaaacggaaattaaaaacaataataaatttgtctATCATTTGCAGATAACTTTCGTACAGAGATATAAGTTATTCAGTACATTTCTTCAAGGCAATGCTTTTAGGGCGATAAAGGcataaaaaaatgctaaaatgaCTGTGGTGGCAGCGtttacttttacaaaaaaaattatataattaataaaaactatcgaattttttaatatttaatcgaaaaattgttatatatatataaacaatctCAGCTAAttgatataaattatatactatatatcttatatttattcaaatttgaaCAAAACAACTACGTTTGTGAGTAGatagtttgaaaaaaatatatttaaaagcatcATTGGACAATTGAGCAGCTACCGGATACACAGATAACCGGTTTTTCTCTTATCAGTAGAAATACGCAAACAGCTGATTTCAGTTGTCAACGTTTAACAACTGCAATTGTTGTTGATTGTTATTCTTCTTCGTATAGCTAAAATCGATAATAAGCCTTATCTTTAACagtatctttttttattatttcagtaAATTAAATGTGTAGTAAAGTTGTCTACACATAAATAATTTGATTCGCAACCATCTGCACAAACGGTACAAAGCTCTTGCTCTGCGCGAATTCTCAGACTTAATTTCCATAGTTTCGAAAGTGTGGTGATAAAAAATGTCACCTCGTTCAATTTTTTTGCTATCCTCTTCACGCGTCCATGGTTATGAGTTCTTGGAGCATGCGAAAGAAcatttaaaggaatttttatcaAAGTAAGTACAAATTCACTACaatgcataaaaataattttaaccaaTATATCTTTTACATACTTCGTGTGTAGACGCAATGTGAAAACGGTGCTCTTTGTTCCGTATGCACAGAACGATTACAATAAATACACAGAGCTTGTTGAAAACACACTATCTCCATGGGGTTTTAAAGTTGAAGGCTTACACGTAAAACAGAATCCCATACAAGCAGTGCTGCAGGCGGAGGCACTGTTCATCGGTGGTGGCAATACTTTTGTATTGCTTAAAGCGCTTTACGATGAAAATCTATTACCTATAATACGTGAACGTGTACTCAAAAAAGGTATACCGTATATTGGTTCGAGTGCCGGCACTAATGTGGCCACACTTTCCATACATACAACAAACGATATGCCGGTGACGTTTCCACCCACATTTGACGCATTGCGTCTGGTGCCATTCAACATCAATCCACATTATATGGAACCCGACGCAACGACACGTCATAAAGGTGAGACGCGTGACGAACGCATTAACGAATTTATTGAGTATCATAAAAAGCCGGTGTTGGGCTTACGCGAGGGCACCGCTTTATTGGTGGAGGGCGATAAGGCCGTTTTAATTGGCGATCGTAATGCGAAATTGTTTATGGCGTAAGTAAAGTAGTTTTTGTAGCTATGTAAAGTTAAACACAAAATGTTTAACTTTTCTTTTGCAGTAATAAGGAGCAAGTTGAATTTGCACCAAACACCGACCTGAGTTTTCTTTTAAGTCGATCTTAAATTGTATGAGCGAATGAAATACATTcgtttaaattgaatttaaatgtcaAACTGAAGTATTTATATCTAGTGCATTGTTGTGTTTTTCACTgtcattgtacatacatatatatatgtacattgttcTTGCATTCGTGCTGAATTATTGTGCTGCTGCTATTAACTGTTATGCTTAACGTATAATATTTGACAAATAAAAGGCATTTACTCCACATTcaacttttgatttttattattttatttgcttgaaTCGATATTATAACTGCATTTTATCTACAtacgaatgtatgtatgtataacaaagtttattttaaagtatACACATGTAAAATAACTTAAACAGCTTAtcatttattcatttgttttgCGCCGCTAGTTCTAGTGTCCAATTTAATTACGAAACATAAAATACCTTTATGTATATGCAGATTGGTATTATGAATAAGCGCTGCAATATACATGCGCAGATATTCGATAgaagtgaaatttaaatattatatatgtaacttTAGGCACTCAACTGAATTTATTATACTTCTGcaaatcaatatacatacatacatacatatattattataaaacaaaattgtatgAGATATCGTTACTTGAGACGTTTAACACTTATTTTCTTGCATATAAAtgagtatataaattataataagtaATTTTATTCTACGAACtgtttagattaaaaaaaagttttagcgACAACATTTTTAACCGCCACAACATATATCGAATATCTTTTCGTAGGGAACAttcgcacacaaatacaaaatttttgtgaaattatatatttttcctatatgaaatgatttttaaataacaaattttaattatatcatcaTTTTATACAATAGATCTTTGAGTTTTGCTTACTTTTACTGCCCTGCTAATATAATTTGCCTATTACtaaatataatactttaattaTTTCGTTGTTCATATTCTTAAAACAAATTAGAGCATATcaaattaatagaaatttaaaagCTTTGGCACCTTTAATCATATAACAGCTACagtataatttcttttaaaactaaacattaaactatttacaaattcttttattttttttatatatttttttttttagtttcctaTGGAAAATGAGAAAGAGGTAGAAAGAAACGGAAATTCACTTAATTACACTGGAAactgcaaatatatacatacataggtttgcatgtatgtatatagcacGCTCCTTTTTACATAAGGAATGAAATTCATTTACgtacaatatttaattacaatctgttatacaaaaatatattaacatatgtatgtgcgtccgtgcatacatttatatacatttttttaaattacatatttcaTGCAAACAGAATACTTGGCAGTCATGGCGAGatgaatataaaatacttaaggCACTAAAATGATAGGACACATGCGAGAGGCTAACAAATAGAGTGTAATTTGAAAGTCGCATATTAGTAACTGAACAccaaattactttaaaatgcTTGCTTACAAATTATcacgtacatttgtatgtatgcgtagataggtaaatatatatatatatacgtatttgcAATTGGAAAGGAGAAGTTTGGGCATTTTTCTACTTCGATGACGTAGATAAAACACACTTAACAGccattatacatacaaaaataactaCAAACAAATAGTTCCTGCGCCACTTACAAaactacatatttacacactagatagatttatatgtatgtatatgatagcaCTAATGCACTTGTaaattacataattacataaaaaagtCATTTCGTTACATTCAATCGATAGGAATCAACTGTAGCTCAGCcgttttaatacgaaaaataaaataattataataaattaattaacactaaaatacacacacaactCGCAtgtaacataattaaaaaattgtgcaaGCATTTTGGCATAGTagactaaaataaaaaagtactaacttttttcgtttcttaagaaaaaagaaaaatcataaaatatgctTAAACGAAAGCAAATGTTTGAGCATTAAATAGTTAGCATGCCCTTGACGCATGCAGTTTAACTGCGCAGTAGCCAAGTTggcattaaaaaaaacaaaaaaaaaagagtacaaaaaaaaaatcaaacactaCGCTCATTCACAATGAGTTAGTGCAGATTTTCTTCAACCGCTTAAATTCGCACGTTATTGCTTTGTGCAACTGTACACTTAACTATCTATTTGTGCAGAATGCTACGATCTTCGAAACGCAAGATCGCGTCGCCGATTTGTTTGCGCGACGCCAAATGTATGCATTTGCGACTGTCCAAGCCGTGCGCATGCGCCGTGTCACTCTCAACGCGCAACGCATCGTAACGCTGTGGTATTTCGTTGTATAACTGTGGCGGTACCTTATTACCCGCTTCGGCATTAGATTGTAGCGCCGGACAATTAAGCATTTCTTTACCATTACTTATATGATTCCTGATCGCGAAGCCATAACGCAAATTGGGCTCGGTGCCGCGCAGTATATGCACCGGCAGCTGCGAGGCCACAAACATATCCAAAATGGTGTTGATTTTCTGAACGCTGCGGCTGAGTAGCAGCTCAATGTCATTGTCGGTGCGTGTGATGGGCAATGTTGACTCAATCAATTTGCGCGCTGAAATGGTAAGAGACATTATTGTGAGCGTTAAGAAATTTGTagttgttatatttatatatgagcaaACCTTGCACATAATCACGACTGTAGAAGGCGATTAGATCATAATTCCACTTGTCGAAATAGCCAGAACTTTGGCTCACATCACAGCTCTCACATTGTTTGCAAAAGTGCGCCAGTCTGCAGGGATACATCATGAAGCCGATGGGTGAGTATATTTGGAAACCCTGTATGGTGTTCATGCGCACCTAAGGTAGTATGGAAATGTAGTTGTAATTACAGTTATGCAACAGTAAACCTACTCTATTCAAGAAGTCCGCTTTGAAGCTAATATCTGTGGAGGCCATTAGTACCAGACTATCCAGGCCGATTTTCGGCAGCGCCAGATCAGCGACTGCTACGCTTAAAATATCATTGCGTCCATATATGGAGTTCAGCATAATATCCGCCATTGGCGGCATATCACTAAGCATTGGCGGCAGCCGTATGGATACCCAAGCTATGCGTGAACCATCGCTTTTGTACTTCGTTGACAGATTCAAAGCGAGTGTTTTGAGACTTTTGAAGGGATCATGCTCACCTTTGCTTATGGAGTCGTAGCGATAGAGGAAAATCTGTGCAGTAAAACagtaataaacaacaaaactaaaataaaacaaaggatTAGCTTAACACGCACCATCAGCAGAAACGTGTTGTCTTGATTCTGCATGCAAATGCGTTCATATTCCGTTATGAAATTCACACCATTCACCGCCTGATGTTCGAAAGTCGGCACCATTATAGCGATGCGCGTGCTTTCGGTGACATATGGTGATGGTATCACCTCGACACGACCGAGCGGTTTAACAACTTGAAAACTCTTCGTCACCGATTCGTCGGTGTAGCGTGTGGTGTCGCGCATATTCAAATGAAACTGATAGTCCATGCCACGCGTTGCATCGAATTTCCTGTAAACCGTATGCAAATTAACATATTGCAAGTGTGGATATTTCCGCTTGCCATAGGCAATTGCAATTTCAAGCACTTTGTCGAAATCCAACTTGTCAGTGTGACTCAGTGGCTCGACGATATTTTCGGCGTTGGGTAGGAAGATGTGTGTGCTGTTGATGAGGTGCCATGTTATGATGTCATGTCGCGTTTCGGGCGCTGAGCCAAGTGGCACACCGAGTGGCCAGCGTATTTCGAGTATGTTATTCGATATTGAACCGTTAGCTATTTGATATGATTTGCGCTCCAAGTCAAAGCTGCGCTGCTGCACCAGTTCTAAGTGATgctgaaaaaagtaaataaattatatccggcttgaatactcgtatatattgtattatatattcgtTGTTATGTATGGGTGTTATTTTAATCACGTAAAAAAGAATGCCAAAAATTACCCGAGAAAAATAGGCATGCAGTCGATAGAAATCGTCCATCGATGTTACGGGATACACAGCAGCCGCTTTTCGGAAAGCTTCATCTCTGGCAAGTATATTTAAATCCTTGAACAATTTCATGTGTGGCTGTAAACCGTAAATGTCTTCATGCACACCCTAAAAAATATGATTGAAATTTCAGTTAATTTGATAAATTGGTAGAATAGttttagcaaataaatttaagcttaaaatatttgtataaaaaactttaaaaccaGAAAAGAATTTAGTGGACACACTTGAGAAAAGTAgcagaatttttgaaaactacAATTTCGTtgaacagttttttttaaaaaagaatgTTAGAGATATAAGAAAGtattataaagggtgtttttttttagaggtatagaactttaaattgcaataaaacaacgatgattattcgattgacatgaattttatttatccgaaagataatcttgtgacattacattttaaatatgatttctggcataccACCGCCACGGATAGCTCGGATGtggtccaatctggacgtccaattttcggcgactttttccaacatttgtggc
The sequence above is drawn from the Bactrocera oleae isolate idBacOlea1 chromosome 5, idBacOlea1, whole genome shotgun sequence genome and encodes:
- the Chpf gene encoding chondroitin sulfate glucuronyltransferase yields the protein MRRSALSRNHYFVFGILVGLALSFYLPEDVWDLVQKEECPQEAAENSLIEKFGEEFEPHLNLISKPLAAKKPATNVIRPRYYSSELGIREKIFIGVMTSQDNINTLATAINRTTAHLVNKIKFFINADNVKTNYKLKNIVGFTDTRESLRPFHVIKYIADNYLDDYDYFLIMPDTVYVDARKLKALLYHISITFDLYMGARLELNIANGGNSAAAAEAVASGRISNSNGVDDLGSQSDRNYCDLNAGIVLSSSVIRKMRNNLDWCVRNGVSNVHSVNIGRCVKYSSNLSGCQTSFQGVHEDIYGLQPHMKLFKDLNILARDEAFRKAAAVYPVTSMDDFYRLHAYFSRHHLELVQQRSFDLERKSYQIANGSISNNILEIRWPLGVPLGSAPETRHDIITWHLINSTHIFLPNAENIVEPLSHTDKLDFDKVLEIAIAYGKRKYPHLQYVNLHTVYRKFDATRGMDYQFHLNMRDTTRYTDESVTKSFQVVKPLGRVEVIPSPYVTESTRIAIMVPTFEHQAVNGVNFITEYERICMQNQDNTFLLMIFLYRYDSISKGEHDPFKSLKTLALNLSTKYKSDGSRIAWVSIRLPPMLSDMPPMADIMLNSIYGRNDILSVAVADLALPKIGLDSLVLMASTDISFKADFLNRVRMNTIQGFQIYSPIGFMMYPCRLAHFCKQCESCDVSQSSGYFDKWNYDLIAFYSRDYVQARKLIESTLPITRTDNDIELLLSRSVQKINTILDMFVASQLPVHILRGTEPNLRYGFAIRNHISNGKEMLNCPALQSNAEAGNKVPPQLYNEIPQRYDALRVESDTAHAHGLDSRKCIHLASRKQIGDAILRFEDRSILHK
- the LOC106620405 gene encoding probable alpha-aspartyl dipeptidase, whose amino-acid sequence is MSPRSIFLLSSSRVHGYEFLEHAKEHLKEFLSKRNVKTVLFVPYAQNDYNKYTELVENTLSPWGFKVEGLHVKQNPIQAVLQAEALFIGGGNTFVLLKALYDENLLPIIRERVLKKGIPYIGSSAGTNVATLSIHTTNDMPVTFPPTFDALRLVPFNINPHYMEPDATTRHKGETRDERINEFIEYHKKPVLGLREGTALLVEGDKAVLIGDRNAKLFMANKEQVEFAPNTDLSFLLSRS
- the lic gene encoding dual specificity mitogen-activated protein kinase kinase 6, which gives rise to MAGRQRPGFKFVIQKEPEPEIMPPRNLDSSATINIGNQQFEINADSLEKIADLGRGAYGIVEKMRHEQTGTVMAVKRITATVNRNEQKRLLMDLDISMRSSDCPYTVHFYGALFREGDVWICMEVMDTSLDKFYPKVFRNNLTMEESVLGKIAMSVVNALHYLHAQLKVIHRDVKPSNILINRSGEVKMCDFGISGYLVDSVAKTIDAGCKPYMAPERIDPQGNPAQYDIRSDVWSLGISMIEMATGRFPYNHWTTPFEQLKQVVNESPPRLEPGQFSPQFEDFIVKCLQKNYKARPNYEQLLKHEFIVEHIERDTDISEFVSRILDLPE
- the Fer3HCH gene encoding ferritin-2 heavy chain, translating into MNFAGRLQFRRLMCLMVRQNFASECENAINKQIHLELKSSYDYLAMAHHFDRSDVALPGLYGFFKSASSEEREHAVQLMTYINKRGGTICLEELPAPQFQFTTVKAALIEALDMEKTVNESLLALHALANEHNDPHLSDFLETNFLVEQVDAQKQLADYITQIERCEKELGVHIFDKDIKGKDMH